One segment of Sphingomonas telluris DNA contains the following:
- the rpmE gene encoding 50S ribosomal protein L31, whose amino-acid sequence MKSGTHPDYHTITVQMTDGTTFQTRSTWGKEGDTLHLEIDPTSHPAWTGGSQRMLDAGGQVARFNKRFGGLTLGKK is encoded by the coding sequence ATGAAATCCGGTACCCATCCCGATTATCACACGATCACCGTTCAGATGACGGACGGAACGACCTTCCAGACGCGCTCCACCTGGGGCAAGGAAGGCGACACGCTCCACCTCGAGATCGATCCGACCTCGCACCCGGCATGGACCGGTGGCTCGCAGCGGATGCTCGACGCGGGCGGCCAGGTTGCGCGCTTCAACAAGCGCTTCGGCGGACTGACCCTCGGCAAGAAGTAA
- a CDS encoding acyl-CoA dehydrogenase, protein MLPFDWADPYDLEHQLTEEERLVRDTAENYAQENLQPRVTSAYLEERFDREIMSEMGELGLLGATVPEEYGGAGLGYVSYGLIARAVERVDSGYRSACSVQSSLVMYPIYAYGSEEQRRKYLPKLARGEFVGCFGLTEPDSGSDPGSMRTRAEKTANGYRLTGTKMWITNSPIADVFVVWAKSDAHGGKIRGFVLEKGMPGLSAPKIKEKLSLRASITGEIVMDNVEVGEDALLPNVEGLKGPFGCLNRARYGIGWGSMGAAEACYAASRQYTLDRKQFGKPLAANQLVQLKLANMVTEITLGLQAALRVGRRLEEGTLIPETISLLKRNNCGKALDIARVARDMHGGNGISAEFQVIRHAANLETVNTYEGTHDVHALILGRAITGIPAF, encoded by the coding sequence ATCCTGCCGTTCGACTGGGCGGATCCGTACGACCTTGAGCATCAGCTCACTGAGGAGGAACGCCTCGTCCGCGATACTGCGGAAAATTACGCGCAGGAGAACCTCCAGCCGCGGGTGACCAGCGCCTATCTCGAAGAGCGCTTCGACCGCGAGATCATGAGCGAAATGGGCGAGCTCGGCCTGCTCGGTGCGACCGTGCCCGAAGAATATGGCGGAGCCGGCCTCGGCTACGTCAGCTATGGCCTGATCGCCCGCGCGGTGGAGCGAGTGGACAGCGGTTACCGCTCCGCCTGCTCGGTGCAATCGAGCCTCGTGATGTACCCGATTTATGCATACGGCTCCGAGGAGCAGCGCCGGAAGTATCTTCCGAAGCTCGCGCGGGGCGAGTTCGTCGGCTGCTTCGGCCTGACGGAGCCGGACTCAGGCTCCGATCCGGGCAGCATGCGTACCCGCGCGGAGAAGACCGCGAACGGTTACCGACTGACGGGCACCAAGATGTGGATCACCAATTCCCCCATCGCCGACGTGTTTGTCGTCTGGGCGAAATCGGACGCGCACGGCGGCAAGATCCGCGGTTTCGTGCTCGAAAAGGGCATGCCGGGCCTTAGCGCTCCCAAGATCAAGGAAAAGCTGTCGCTCCGCGCCTCCATCACCGGCGAAATCGTGATGGACAATGTGGAAGTCGGCGAGGACGCGCTGCTTCCCAACGTCGAGGGCCTCAAGGGGCCGTTCGGCTGCCTTAACCGCGCCCGATACGGTATCGGCTGGGGGTCAATGGGCGCCGCCGAGGCCTGCTACGCGGCATCGCGTCAGTACACGCTCGACCGAAAGCAGTTCGGCAAGCCGCTCGCCGCCAACCAGTTGGTGCAGCTGAAGCTGGCGAATATGGTGACCGAGATCACGCTCGGCCTGCAGGCCGCCCTTCGCGTCGGCCGCCGGCTCGAGGAAGGCACGTTGATCCCGGAGACGATCAGCCTCCTGAAGCGCAACAATTGCGGCAAGGCGCTCGATATCGCTCGGGTCGCGCGCGACATGCACGGCGGCAACGGCATCAGTGCGGAATTCCAGGTCATCCGGCATGCGGCCAATCTTGAGACCGTGAACACCTACGAGGGGACGCACGATGTCCATGCGCTCATCCTGGGCCGCGCGATCACGGGGATCCCTGCCTTCTAG
- a CDS encoding DUF2207 domain-containing protein: MKSALRALPFLALLLTPAAAQAEERISHFWNDVRIQPDASLEVTETIDIRAENERINHGIYRDFPTRYRGRNGSRVNVGFTFKGATLDGKPVPASTGAHANGIRIKIGDPDKIVPVGEHRYVLHYRTTRQVGHFKDYDEIYWNATGSGWIFPIDIAEARIRLPQPAAYGQRAVYSGPQGSTSGNARVVEEKPGDITFQTTQPLQANEGLTVAVAFPKGIVADAAQANPSAWWLTDYGPPFVGLAALIGIIGFYFYAWLRAGRNPRAGTIVPIFSPPDELSPAGMRYITKMGADNRAFAAALVDMGVRGHIKLSEEEGGWFSSDKTRLDRLSSETALPPEEEAALRELAGTGEAIMMEQKNHEKFSSALSSLRDVLKEKYEGKLFLRNWGWAGAGVLLFAAAVWLPAAAVVAVTDTGRIWQVGFAVGSLALAAVLLVLAPGFQMAMKWLLILCSFIAAAVAFAFGLPIMGEALESGWLFPMFLPALALPVVVSAFWWIAAPTRQGRAVLDRIAGFKQYLSVTERERFDRMHPPEDTPEIFERYLPYAIALGVENRWADRFAGVLAAAAAQGGQQGFGWYSGSGNPWSDPGRFADDVGSSLASTISSASTAPGSSSGSGGGGSSGGGSGGGGGGGW, from the coding sequence GTGAAGAGCGCGCTTCGCGCCCTCCCCTTCCTGGCCCTCCTTCTCACGCCTGCCGCCGCGCAGGCGGAGGAGCGGATCTCGCATTTCTGGAACGATGTTCGGATCCAGCCGGACGCGTCGCTCGAGGTCACCGAGACCATCGACATCCGCGCCGAGAACGAGCGGATCAACCACGGCATCTATCGCGACTTTCCGACACGCTATCGCGGCCGAAACGGGAGCCGCGTCAACGTCGGCTTCACCTTCAAAGGCGCCACGCTGGACGGAAAGCCCGTACCGGCGAGCACGGGCGCGCATGCCAACGGCATTCGCATCAAGATCGGCGATCCCGACAAGATCGTGCCGGTTGGCGAGCATCGCTACGTACTCCACTACCGCACCACGCGCCAGGTCGGGCATTTCAAAGACTATGACGAGATTTACTGGAACGCGACTGGCAGCGGCTGGATCTTCCCGATCGACATTGCCGAAGCACGCATCCGCTTGCCGCAGCCTGCGGCGTACGGTCAGCGCGCGGTTTACAGCGGCCCCCAGGGCTCCACGTCGGGCAACGCCCGGGTCGTTGAGGAAAAGCCCGGAGACATCACCTTCCAGACGACGCAGCCGCTGCAGGCCAATGAAGGCCTGACCGTCGCCGTTGCCTTTCCCAAGGGGATCGTCGCCGATGCCGCCCAGGCCAATCCGTCGGCCTGGTGGCTGACCGACTATGGTCCGCCGTTTGTCGGCCTCGCGGCTCTGATCGGCATCATCGGCTTCTATTTCTACGCCTGGCTTCGGGCAGGCCGGAATCCGCGAGCCGGGACGATCGTCCCGATCTTCTCACCACCCGATGAGCTTTCACCGGCGGGCATGCGCTACATCACGAAAATGGGCGCCGACAACCGCGCCTTCGCGGCCGCGCTCGTGGACATGGGCGTGCGCGGCCATATCAAGCTATCCGAGGAAGAAGGCGGCTGGTTCTCCAGCGACAAGACGCGGCTCGATCGCCTTTCGAGCGAGACCGCCCTCCCGCCCGAGGAAGAGGCCGCGCTGCGCGAGCTCGCCGGAACGGGCGAGGCGATCATGATGGAGCAGAAGAACCACGAGAAGTTCTCGTCTGCACTCAGCAGCTTGCGGGATGTCCTGAAGGAGAAATACGAAGGCAAGCTGTTCCTCCGCAACTGGGGATGGGCAGGTGCCGGCGTTCTCCTCTTCGCCGCGGCGGTGTGGTTGCCCGCCGCGGCAGTGGTTGCCGTCACGGATACGGGCAGGATTTGGCAGGTCGGTTTCGCCGTCGGATCTCTGGCGCTCGCGGCAGTCCTTCTGGTCCTCGCGCCCGGGTTTCAAATGGCCATGAAATGGCTGTTGATCCTCTGCTCTTTCATCGCGGCGGCCGTAGCCTTCGCCTTTGGCTTGCCTATCATGGGCGAAGCACTTGAGAGCGGCTGGCTCTTCCCGATGTTCCTGCCCGCGCTCGCTCTGCCCGTGGTCGTCAGCGCCTTCTGGTGGATCGCCGCGCCTACCAGACAAGGCCGCGCCGTTCTCGACCGAATCGCCGGTTTCAAGCAGTATCTCTCAGTCACGGAGCGCGAGCGCTTCGACCGCATGCACCCGCCCGAGGACACTCCGGAGATTTTCGAGCGCTATCTCCCCTACGCGATCGCGCTGGGAGTGGAGAATCGTTGGGCTGACCGGTTTGCCGGCGTCCTCGCGGCGGCTGCGGCCCAAGGCGGTCAGCAAGGCTTCGGATGGTATTCCGGCTCCGGCAATCCGTGGTCGGATCCCGGGCGCTTCGCCGATGACGTCGGTTCCTCGCTCGCGAGCACCATCAGCTCAGCGTCCACTGCACCTGGATCGAGCAGTGGCTCGGGCGGAGGGGGTTCGTCCGGTGGCGGCAGTGGCGGCGGTGGCGGCGGTGGCTGGTGA
- a CDS encoding LemA family protein: MGIGVWIILAAVVLLLVLAVGIYNRLVRLRALAKEAFSGITVQLRRRADLIPNLVESVQGYATHEREVFDEVTARRAEATSAGSVEATAAADAHMTGLLSRLFAVAEAYPELKANTNFLQLQDQLANIEGELQSARRYYNATVRDLNSTIQSFPPVLIARPMGFTEEPFYQDDDPAIQSAPKVSFARPAA, encoded by the coding sequence ATGGGAATCGGCGTCTGGATCATCCTGGCAGCGGTCGTTCTGCTGCTGGTGTTGGCGGTGGGCATCTACAATCGGCTGGTTCGCCTTCGGGCCTTGGCGAAGGAAGCGTTCAGCGGAATCACCGTCCAGTTGCGCCGCCGCGCCGACCTCATCCCGAACCTTGTCGAGAGCGTGCAGGGCTACGCGACGCACGAGCGCGAAGTCTTCGACGAGGTCACTGCCCGGCGCGCGGAAGCGACGAGCGCCGGCAGCGTCGAGGCTACTGCTGCGGCTGATGCGCACATGACCGGGCTGCTGAGCCGCCTGTTCGCGGTCGCCGAGGCCTATCCCGAGCTCAAGGCCAATACGAACTTCCTGCAGCTCCAGGATCAGCTCGCGAACATTGAGGGCGAGCTGCAGAGCGCGCGACGCTATTACAACGCGACGGTCCGCGACCTGAACTCGACCATCCAGAGCTTCCCACCGGTGCTGATCGCGCGTCCGATGGGCTTCACGGAGGAGCCGTTCTACCAGGACGACGATCCCGCCATCCAAAGTGCTCCGAAGGTGTCGTTCGCCCGTCCGGCTGCCTAA
- a CDS encoding TonB-dependent receptor plug domain-containing protein, with translation MARALWLGGIAASAVAFSQAAAAQTPSPSDPQSTAAVPSNGTASRTTTYDAAYFSQFAPRTALDIARRVPGFQLDLGVTQSDLGAVDVRGFSGTAGNVVFNGARPSSKAENLQDTLSRIPAQRVVRVEVGPGDLYGSDYAGKSQVLNVILSEASGFDANLTAATMRRYTGYINTDLQGSALIRKGQHTINLSAGTGRNKQLEEGTDTLTDEITGEPVEFRRKHNSYFNRDPFLAGSWALEQSSDSAFRLNARWQPSRFDLTQDNRVTPADGPQHDDNLFQKYRDPVLELGGDVTRPLAGGALKFVGLATRRKRDDMDTYLQRDGLIENNAMVVGGFEQTVKAHRNETIGRLTWTRANLAGFSFEAGAEAALNTLDSTVDLFEFDENGDRVQINLPLDDATVKEKRGEIYFSMGKNLSPDLRIDGGMNYEFSNLKVRGDAFADRTLKFWKPNLAVDWKPGGKWHTRVSIRRVVAQLDFYDFISVAELSTDRVNAGNENLQPQRTWEFRAMAEHPILGDGLVKLDLGYDLITMLQDRILICDPEDPTDPETCFDAPGNIGTGKRAFATLTLDAPLSRIWNGLRIKFDGTLQRTRVDDPITGDPRKFSGFFPAWQWNVDVRRDIGKWSYGFNVGDNQRFTFYRTDEFDTNFNGGPYGTAFVEYRPTARTAISFNVDNAFETSGNRERILFSPNRATPEDIVHELRERNRHISVGLTLKQSFGGGSSSGVASKN, from the coding sequence ATGGCGCGTGCGCTTTGGTTAGGTGGGATTGCCGCGAGTGCGGTCGCGTTTTCGCAGGCCGCTGCCGCGCAAACACCTAGCCCAAGCGATCCGCAGTCAACGGCCGCTGTGCCTTCGAACGGAACGGCATCGCGTACGACGACCTACGACGCCGCGTATTTTTCGCAGTTCGCGCCTCGAACGGCTCTCGATATCGCGCGCCGAGTTCCGGGCTTCCAGCTCGACCTAGGCGTGACGCAATCCGATCTCGGCGCCGTCGACGTTCGCGGCTTCTCCGGAACGGCGGGAAACGTCGTCTTCAATGGCGCTCGCCCCAGCTCGAAAGCCGAGAACCTTCAGGACACCCTCTCGCGAATTCCCGCACAACGCGTCGTTCGCGTCGAGGTCGGGCCCGGCGATCTCTACGGTTCCGATTACGCGGGCAAAAGCCAGGTCTTGAACGTCATCCTGTCGGAGGCCTCGGGCTTCGATGCCAACCTCACCGCCGCGACGATGCGTCGCTACACCGGCTACATCAACACCGACCTTCAGGGCTCCGCCCTCATTCGCAAGGGGCAGCACACTATCAACCTGTCCGCAGGCACGGGCCGTAACAAGCAGCTCGAGGAAGGCACGGACACGCTGACCGACGAGATCACGGGCGAACCGGTCGAATTCAGGCGCAAGCACAACAGTTATTTCAACCGCGACCCCTTCCTCGCGGGAAGCTGGGCGCTCGAACAGTCCTCCGACAGCGCGTTTCGCCTGAATGCGCGCTGGCAGCCGAGCCGCTTCGACCTGACCCAGGACAATCGCGTCACGCCCGCCGACGGGCCGCAGCACGACGACAATCTGTTCCAGAAGTATCGCGATCCGGTGTTGGAGCTTGGCGGTGACGTCACGCGTCCGCTCGCGGGCGGCGCGCTCAAGTTCGTTGGGCTAGCGACGCGCCGGAAGCGCGACGACATGGACACCTACCTGCAGCGCGACGGGCTCATCGAGAACAATGCGATGGTCGTCGGCGGCTTCGAGCAGACGGTGAAAGCGCATCGGAACGAGACGATCGGCCGCCTGACGTGGACGCGTGCGAATCTAGCGGGCTTCTCCTTCGAGGCCGGTGCAGAGGCGGCGCTGAACACGCTCGACAGCACCGTGGACCTGTTCGAGTTCGACGAGAACGGCGACCGGGTGCAGATTAACCTGCCGCTGGACGATGCGACCGTGAAGGAGAAGCGCGGCGAGATCTACTTCAGTATGGGCAAGAACCTCTCGCCCGACCTGCGCATAGACGGCGGCATGAACTACGAGTTCTCGAACCTAAAAGTTCGCGGCGACGCATTTGCGGACCGAACTCTCAAGTTCTGGAAGCCGAACCTCGCAGTCGACTGGAAACCGGGCGGAAAATGGCACACGCGTGTCTCGATCCGCCGCGTCGTCGCCCAGCTCGACTTCTACGATTTCATAAGCGTCGCAGAGCTATCAACTGATCGGGTCAATGCCGGCAATGAGAATTTGCAACCCCAGCGCACGTGGGAGTTCCGCGCGATGGCCGAGCACCCGATCCTGGGCGACGGCCTGGTCAAGCTCGATCTCGGCTACGACCTCATCACCATGCTCCAGGACCGGATCCTCATCTGCGACCCCGAAGATCCGACGGATCCCGAGACCTGCTTCGACGCGCCTGGCAACATCGGCACCGGAAAGCGGGCATTCGCGACGCTCACCCTCGACGCGCCGCTGTCGCGGATCTGGAACGGCCTCCGTATCAAGTTCGACGGGACGCTTCAGCGGACGCGGGTCGACGACCCCATCACCGGTGATCCGCGCAAGTTCAGCGGCTTTTTCCCCGCCTGGCAGTGGAACGTCGACGTCCGCCGTGACATCGGGAAATGGTCCTACGGCTTCAACGTCGGCGACAACCAGCGCTTCACCTTCTACCGAACCGACGAGTTCGATACGAACTTCAACGGCGGCCCCTATGGCACTGCTTTCGTTGAATATCGTCCGACTGCTCGCACTGCGATTAGCTTCAATGTGGACAATGCTTTCGAGACGAGCGGCAACCGCGAGCGCATCCTGTTCTCCCCTAACCGGGCGACGCCGGAGGACATCGTTCACGAGTTGCGCGAGCGCAACCGTCACATCAGTGTCGGCCTCACCCTAAAGCAGAGCTTCGGCGGCGGGAGCAGCAGTGGGGTGGCCAGCAAGAACTGA
- a CDS encoding TonB-dependent receptor plug domain-containing protein has protein sequence MIDAVPPTEIVVTAERAPENAADTPASVSVIDGQQVELLGDPLVSSVLRLTPSVSVATSGPAGSLTEVRIRGAENNHTLLFIDGIRANDPATGNQPRYELLNADLASRIEVVRGPQSALWGSEAVGGVIAIDGVQAPDTGGDGTAELGSFGFRRASTSGALANDRTNLAAAVGWQRADGINAVNGPGDKDGYRNLSGRARGTWNAAPGLQLGVAGFALSGRSDFDGFDDFGRHDDTLDNSRNRLLAGRVWGEYGSRQSDWHARLGVSLLESRNRNFLDEDEINLTSGRRATVDAQVEHVFQTGKLHHRLILAFDHESEDFKASDTIYGGATNQDRDRKHQAGTLEWRTDAGPVVTDLALRRDWFNRFEDATTVRASVLAKVGGGFSIAASYGEGIAQPTFFDLYGFFPNSFVGNPSLKPESSRGFEGSVRFRKGAFGTSLTAYRQRLRDEIVDVFDPATFLSSTINRSEKSNRSGIEAAADWTLGSELRLSANYAYLKATERSDLRSNVREARRPKHSGSVTADGQVGHVLYGASIAYTGERADTDFEVFPFQRVKLGAYWLAGARIAYEVHPGVQLFARAANAFDAKYQDALGYRTEGRSLYAGIRLGSRS, from the coding sequence ATGATCGACGCAGTTCCACCCACCGAGATCGTCGTTACGGCCGAGCGCGCGCCGGAGAACGCGGCAGACACGCCAGCCAGCGTGAGCGTAATCGACGGCCAGCAAGTCGAGCTGCTGGGCGACCCACTGGTCTCTTCGGTCCTGCGCCTCACCCCATCCGTCTCCGTCGCGACGTCGGGGCCTGCGGGATCACTGACGGAAGTTCGTATCCGGGGCGCGGAGAACAACCACACCCTATTATTCATAGATGGCATCCGGGCCAACGATCCCGCGACGGGCAACCAGCCCCGCTATGAGCTTCTGAACGCCGACCTCGCGTCTCGCATCGAGGTCGTGAGAGGCCCGCAATCGGCCCTGTGGGGATCGGAGGCCGTCGGCGGCGTGATCGCCATCGATGGCGTGCAGGCGCCGGACACGGGCGGCGACGGTACCGCCGAGCTGGGTTCCTTCGGCTTTCGCCGTGCTTCGACCTCGGGAGCGCTTGCCAACGATCGCACCAATCTCGCCGCTGCGGTCGGATGGCAGCGGGCCGATGGCATCAACGCGGTCAACGGTCCGGGGGACAAGGATGGGTATCGTAACCTCTCTGGACGTGCCCGCGGCACCTGGAACGCCGCGCCAGGCCTGCAGCTGGGTGTCGCAGGCTTTGCGCTGTCAGGTCGGAGCGACTTCGATGGTTTCGATGACTTCGGCCGTCACGACGACACGCTCGACAACAGTCGCAATCGCCTCCTCGCGGGCCGGGTGTGGGGCGAGTACGGTTCGCGGCAATCGGACTGGCATGCGCGGCTGGGCGTATCGTTGCTCGAATCGCGGAACCGCAACTTCCTCGATGAGGACGAGATCAACCTCACGTCCGGTCGCAGGGCGACGGTAGATGCTCAGGTCGAGCATGTCTTCCAGACGGGCAAGCTTCATCATCGGCTGATCCTCGCGTTCGACCATGAGTCGGAGGACTTCAAGGCCAGCGACACCATCTACGGCGGAGCCACCAACCAGGACCGTGACCGCAAGCACCAGGCGGGAACGCTGGAGTGGCGCACGGACGCGGGCCCGGTAGTCACCGACCTCGCCCTGCGACGTGACTGGTTCAACCGGTTTGAGGACGCCACCACTGTTCGGGCCTCTGTGCTCGCGAAAGTCGGCGGGGGCTTCTCGATCGCGGCCTCCTACGGCGAAGGGATTGCACAGCCCACCTTCTTCGACCTGTACGGCTTCTTTCCCAACTCCTTTGTCGGAAATCCGTCGCTTAAGCCGGAGAGTTCTCGCGGATTCGAAGGTTCGGTGCGATTTCGGAAGGGCGCGTTCGGAACTTCGTTGACTGCCTATCGCCAGCGCCTGCGGGACGAGATCGTCGACGTGTTCGATCCGGCCACCTTCCTGTCGAGCACCATCAACCGTTCGGAGAAAAGCAATCGCTCGGGCATCGAAGCGGCTGCGGACTGGACTCTGGGCTCGGAACTTCGGCTCTCGGCCAACTATGCTTACCTGAAGGCCACAGAGCGCAGCGATCTCCGGTCCAATGTGCGCGAGGCTCGCCGGCCCAAGCACAGCGGCTCGGTAACCGCCGATGGGCAAGTCGGCCATGTCCTCTACGGCGCTTCGATTGCCTACACGGGCGAGCGGGCCGACACCGACTTCGAGGTGTTCCCGTTCCAGCGGGTCAAGCTGGGCGCCTACTGGTTGGCCGGCGCGCGGATTGCTTATGAAGTGCATCCCGGGGTGCAGCTGTTCGCGCGTGCAGCCAATGCCTTCGACGCGAAGTATCAGGATGCCTTGGGCTATCGCACGGAAGGAAGGAGCCTCTATGCCGGCATCCGCCTTGGCAGCCGCTCTTAG
- a CDS encoding GNAT family N-acetyltransferase codes for MLRDFELRDLDYFLSFFENADASQHVGGPSGTEDTWRRMLAGAGLWQLTGIGMWAVAERNGGPAIGHVGFFDFLRGSEPSIAGEAEMGWILAPSAHGKGYAREACEGILNWFDAQFGKRAIWALISPGNDPSMKLASKLGFIRQPDGTYREKPQTIWLRPA; via the coding sequence GTGCTGCGCGACTTCGAGCTGCGCGACCTCGATTATTTCCTGAGCTTTTTCGAGAACGCCGACGCCAGCCAGCACGTGGGCGGGCCGAGCGGTACGGAAGACACCTGGCGCCGAATGCTTGCCGGCGCCGGGCTATGGCAACTGACCGGCATAGGCATGTGGGCAGTTGCCGAGCGAAATGGCGGTCCGGCAATTGGCCACGTCGGCTTTTTCGACTTCCTTCGCGGTTCTGAGCCCTCAATCGCCGGTGAAGCCGAAATGGGATGGATTCTTGCCCCGTCCGCTCACGGCAAGGGCTACGCGCGGGAAGCTTGCGAGGGGATACTCAACTGGTTCGATGCGCAGTTCGGCAAGCGGGCGATCTGGGCCCTCATCTCCCCAGGCAACGACCCCTCGATGAAGCTCGCATCCAAGCTCGGTTTCATACGGCAGCCCGACGGAACCTATCGAGAAAAGCCGCAGACCATCTGGCTGCGCCCGGCCTGA
- a CDS encoding ABC transporter substrate-binding protein, whose translation MPASALAAALSVASLNLCTDEYLLLLARPQEIASVSFLSQDPQESPLWRLARGHRPNRGSLEDVLAAKPDVVLTVGGGGRATSLIAGRLGMKVVDLPPAMSVNDVSANLARVAQALGDPSRAAAWQSRLTRLRATAPKAFTDGIWLGSGGSTLSVPSAGSEWLRLAGIRQRALSGDRVSLETLLVRPPSVLVESRYRSAQMSRGAVWLNHPIVRNVKAKRVSADGRAWTCMGPLLIGEVERLRAQLR comes from the coding sequence ATGCCGGCATCCGCCTTGGCAGCCGCTCTTAGCGTCGCCTCCCTGAACCTGTGCACGGACGAATATCTCTTGTTGCTCGCCAGGCCACAGGAGATCGCCAGCGTCAGCTTCCTGTCGCAGGATCCGCAGGAATCGCCCTTGTGGAGGCTCGCACGAGGCCATCGACCCAACCGCGGGTCGCTGGAAGACGTTCTCGCCGCAAAGCCGGACGTCGTACTGACGGTGGGCGGCGGCGGACGCGCCACGTCTCTGATCGCAGGGCGGCTGGGGATGAAGGTAGTGGACCTTCCGCCGGCGATGTCGGTCAACGACGTGTCCGCCAACCTCGCGAGGGTTGCTCAGGCTTTGGGCGACCCGAGCCGAGCGGCTGCCTGGCAGTCGCGGCTCACTCGCCTGCGGGCCACGGCGCCGAAAGCGTTCACGGACGGCATTTGGCTTGGAAGCGGCGGGTCGACCCTGTCGGTGCCGTCTGCGGGGTCAGAATGGCTGCGCCTCGCCGGCATCCGTCAGCGCGCGTTGAGCGGCGACCGTGTGTCGCTCGAGACGCTCCTCGTTCGGCCGCCCTCTGTCTTGGTCGAAAGCCGATATCGCTCCGCCCAAATGTCGCGAGGGGCTGTGTGGCTCAATCATCCCATCGTACGGAATGTAAAGGCCAAACGCGTTTCGGCCGATGGCCGGGCCTGGACCTGCATGGGGCCTCTTTTGATCGGTGAAGTCGAGCGGCTGAGAGCGCAATTGCGGTGA